A single genomic interval of Picosynechococcus sp. PCC 7003 harbors:
- a CDS encoding RDD family protein, with amino-acid sequence MYDEEDYRPVRRFPKVPLDRRFWAFFVDFIVAWIISGLGGFTLQWLVFLVVWFGLRVFLVSRNQGQSLGSWAFDIKVIDIRYRVPEIINLSKREGILGFAAMLAMYGIQSFFLMGNGISLILLVSPLLTTCGVAIADEEFNQAFHDRIAETYMIQTQRGFSLDLRLKQILAELRQNMQK; translated from the coding sequence ATGTATGACGAAGAAGATTACCGTCCTGTCCGCCGCTTCCCAAAAGTTCCCCTAGACAGACGCTTTTGGGCTTTTTTTGTGGATTTCATCGTGGCTTGGATTATTAGTGGCTTAGGAGGATTCACCCTGCAGTGGTTAGTCTTTCTTGTCGTTTGGTTTGGCCTGCGGGTCTTTCTCGTTAGCCGTAACCAAGGTCAAAGCCTGGGCAGTTGGGCCTTTGATATCAAAGTTATCGATATCCGTTACCGGGTGCCGGAAATTATCAACCTCAGTAAACGAGAAGGCATTTTAGGCTTTGCTGCCATGCTCGCCATGTACGGCATCCAGAGTTTTTTCTTGATGGGCAATGGGATCTCTCTCATCCTGTTGGTGTCGCCCCTCCTTACCACCTGTGGCGTGGCGATCGCCGACGAAGAATTCAACCAAGCCTTCCACGATCGCATCGCCGAAACCTATATGATCCAAACCCAGCGCGGTTTTTCCCTCGATTTGCGCCTAAAACAGATCCTTGCCGAGCTAAGACAAAATATGCAAAAATAG
- the rpmG gene encoding 50S ribosomal protein L33 has translation MASKKGVRITITVECTECRTNTNKRSNGVSRYTTSKNRRNTTGRLEIKKFCPHCNAHTVHKEIK, from the coding sequence ATGGCAAGCAAAAAAGGCGTCCGCATTACCATCACCGTGGAATGCACCGAATGTCGCACCAATACCAACAAGCGTTCTAACGGCGTGTCCCGTTATACCACTAGCAAAAACCGTCGGAACACCACCGGGCGGCTCGAAATCAAGAAGTTCTGCCCCCACTGCAACGCGCATACTGTCCACAAAGAAATTAAGTAG